In Etheostoma cragini isolate CJK2018 unplaced genomic scaffold, CSU_Ecrag_1.0 ScbMSFa_2537, whole genome shotgun sequence, the sequence CATATTTACTCGTGCTGAGTTCTTAAATTCCACTGGATGCACACACCTTGCTCCCCTGACTGCTGAGAGGTTTTATGCCTTTGGGAAGGGCAGATGTGCGCATGCGTGTGTCATTCAGaatacaagacaaaataagactGTTCTtcaatacagatttttttctctccattatACTATTTTTGGGATCGTTGGagtcaaaatctaaattaaaatcaaaattcaACTAATTGCACAGCCCTCGCTAACGGTAACATATCCTTTGGGAATCTTTACAGTGATTCCCTTAAAGAAGCAaccaggcctgccttgttgcaccatcaAAACGTCTTTCTGAACTTTCCATTTTCACACAGGAACATCTGGAGATGTTCTGCTAAATGAAGTGTGGTTGGTCCAGGCTACTGTGCATGTAGCTTGTAGCTCCAGTTAATGACTTTTGGGCCTTACATTTTAGTAGTTCTTTCAGTTTGAATGCAGGAGATACTTACACTCTGGAGTCCTATGGATTGGTCCCCTCCTCAGCCCTTGCATGTTCCGCATTTAAACAGAAGATTTGAATCTAGTAAAATATGGTCAACTACAATTCACTCACACCTCCCATTAGTTCTTCTAACCCTTGCATCATTATCtctgcatgtcccccccccctccttggGTCTATTAAAGGCACCTTCAGAAGATGGCAAGCTGGCGACTGGAGCAGGAAAGAAGGgcaagaaagaggaggaggagcctgcagcagtgaaagaggaagagcaggaggaagaggagtatGTGGTGGAGAAGGTTTTGGACCGCAGAGTGGTGAAGGGAAGAGTAGAGTTTCTGCTGAAATGGAAGGGGTTCTCAGAGTAAGTATGAGTCTAGAATATTAATGCTTGGTGTTCTTGGTCCTGAGATATATAATATACTTACAGATTACAAATAAGTGTCAGCATGGTATTATGACCTCAAAGTTGAAGGTTTGGTATTTTTACACTACGTTGCAGAC encodes:
- the LOC117940437 gene encoding chromobox protein homolog 1-like; translation: LLTLASLSLHVPPPSLGLLKAPSEDGKLATGAGKKGKKEEEEPAAVKEEEQEEEEYVVEKVLDRRVVKGRVEFLLKWKGFSDEENTWEPQDNPDLDLFAEYMQNTRRRRRRRRRARGKLSRR